One Gossypium raimondii isolate GPD5lz chromosome 3, ASM2569854v1, whole genome shotgun sequence genomic window carries:
- the LOC105796594 gene encoding probable glutathione S-transferase isoform X6, translating to MAVLKLFGSFFSPYGYRVIWALKLKGIPYEYIDEDLRNKSPLLLQYNPIHKQVPVLVHDGKPICESTVILQYIDEIWPQNLLLPADPYDRAVALFWIKFADDKLYRANGEEQQAAVKEWLEMLEVMEEHALIGVKKLFGGDEINMVDIAFSFVAIWLGVLEDILGLEICEPHKFPRVSSWIQNFKSIPVIKDNFPDTDKMSTFLKHGREMMLTSKSN from the exons ATGGCGGTCCTGAAATTGTTCGGATCTTTTTTTAGCCCGTACGGTTACAGAGTAATTTGGGCTCTGAAACTCAAAGGCATACCTTACGAATATATTGACGAAGATCTCCGCAACAAGAGTCCTTTGCTTCTTCAATATAATCCAATTCATAAGCAAGTCCCGGTGCTCGTTCATGACGGAAAACCGATCTGTGAATCCACCGTCATCCTTCAATATATCGATGAAATTTGGCCGCAGAATCTCTTGCTGCCGGCTGATCCCTATGACAGAGCTGTTGCTCTGTTTTGGATCAAATTTGCAGATGACAAG CTTTATCGAGCCAATGGCGAAGAACAACAGGCAGCAGTGAAAGAGTGGTTGGAAATGTTGGAAGTCATGGAAGAACATGCGCTGATCGGAGTGAAAAAGTTATTCGGCGGAGACGAGATAAACATGGTGGACATTGCATTTTCCTTTGTTGCTATCTGGCTTGGGGTTCTCGAAGACATACTAGGGCTTGAAATCTGTGAGCCACACAAGTTCCCTCGAGTGAGCTCGTGgatccaaaatttcaaatcaatcccTGTAATCAAAGACAACTTTCCTGATACCGATAAGATGTCTACTTTCTTGAAGCATGGTAGAGAGATGATGTTGACATCAAAATCGAATTAG
- the LOC105796594 gene encoding probable glutathione S-transferase isoform X2 has translation MAVLKLFGSFFSPYGYRVIWALKLKGIPYEYIDEDLRNKSPLLLQYNPIHKQVPVLVHDGKPICESTVILQYIDEIWPQNLLLPADPYDRAVALFWIKFADDKGYLMLKLYRANGEEQQAAVKEWLEMLEVMEEHALIGVKKLFGGDEINMVDIAFSFVAIWLGVLEDILGLEICEPHKFPRVSSWIQNFKSIPVIKDNFPDTDKMSTFLKHGREMMLTSKSN, from the exons ATGGCGGTCCTGAAATTGTTCGGATCTTTTTTTAGCCCGTACGGTTACAGAGTAATTTGGGCTCTGAAACTCAAAGGCATACCTTACGAATATATTGACGAAGATCTCCGCAACAAGAGTCCTTTGCTTCTTCAATATAATCCAATTCATAAGCAAGTCCCGGTGCTCGTTCATGACGGAAAACCGATCTGTGAATCCACCGTCATCCTTCAATATATCGATGAAATTTGGCCGCAGAATCTCTTGCTGCCGGCTGATCCCTATGACAGAGCTGTTGCTCTGTTTTGGATCAAATTTGCAGATGACAAG GGTTATTTAATGTTAAAGCTTTATCGAGCCAATGGCGAAGAACAACAGGCAGCAGTGAAAGAGTGGTTGGAAATGTTGGAAGTCATGGAAGAACATGCGCTGATCGGAGTGAAAAAGTTATTCGGCGGAGACGAGATAAACATGGTGGACATTGCATTTTCCTTTGTTGCTATCTGGCTTGGGGTTCTCGAAGACATACTAGGGCTTGAAATCTGTGAGCCACACAAGTTCCCTCGAGTGAGCTCGTGgatccaaaatttcaaatcaatcccTGTAATCAAAGACAACTTTCCTGATACCGATAAGATGTCTACTTTCTTGAAGCATGGTAGAGAGATGATGTTGACATCAAAATCGAATTAG